From one Nocardioides scoriae genomic stretch:
- a CDS encoding MOSC domain-containing protein, with the protein MQIVSVNVGRPREFAWAGIGRTSIDKQPVTGPTYAARLGLEGDQVSDTQHHGGPDQAVYAFAREDLDLWAERLGREVRDGQFGENLTTRGIDVNEAELGERWQVGTATFEVASVRIPCNDFKNWQRLNGYDDKAWVRRFTEEGRPGPYLRVLQEGHVSAGDELRVVHQPGHGVTVATMFRALTTQRSLLPELLRVDGLVTEARRRAEDYLAG; encoded by the coding sequence GTGCAGATCGTCTCCGTCAACGTCGGCCGTCCCCGCGAGTTCGCCTGGGCGGGCATCGGCCGCACCTCGATCGACAAGCAGCCGGTGACCGGTCCGACGTACGCCGCGCGGCTGGGGCTCGAGGGCGACCAGGTCTCCGACACCCAGCACCACGGAGGCCCCGACCAGGCGGTCTACGCCTTCGCCCGCGAGGACCTCGACCTGTGGGCCGAGCGGCTCGGGCGCGAGGTCCGCGACGGCCAGTTCGGCGAGAACCTCACCACCCGCGGCATCGACGTCAACGAGGCCGAGCTGGGGGAGCGCTGGCAGGTCGGCACCGCGACCTTCGAGGTCGCCTCGGTGCGGATCCCGTGCAACGACTTCAAGAACTGGCAGCGGCTCAACGGCTACGACGACAAGGCCTGGGTGCGCCGCTTCACCGAGGAGGGGCGACCCGGTCCCTACCTGCGCGTCCTCCAGGAAGGCCACGTCAGCGCCGGCGACGAGCTGCGCGTGGTGCACCAGCCGGGCCACGGCGTGACGGTGGCGACGATGTTCAGGGCGCTCACCACCCAGCGCTCGCTGCTCCCCGAGCTGCTCCGGGTCGACGGCCTGGTGACCGAGGCCCGCCGCCGCGCCGAGGACTACCTCGCCGGCTGA
- a CDS encoding sulfotransferase family protein, giving the protein MSRRPPDFFLVGAPKAGTSALHAALAQHPSLFLSRVKEPKYYMCGDSPPPSYKGPGDAHSNQEWVWQRQRYLDLFDAAGEDQLRGESTPFYLYNRDARRRIAADRPDAKLIAVLRDPVDRAYSNWMHLWMDGLEPRADIVEAVRREPERIDNGWAPFWHYQAMGMYGRQLKDLYDHFPREQVLLLRYRELVDAPDQVLNRVFDFLGVETEEIAQIPSDNSRPFVKDGVRARTVGPVIRAGAAVGQFLPPQVWRTVSKPLINQLHKGGEEGRPRLTPEQRTILLQPHLEDIALLEELTGESFEQWRSYRDGGSFSSRRNERLNQPAT; this is encoded by the coding sequence ATGAGTCGTCGCCCCCCTGACTTCTTCCTCGTCGGAGCGCCCAAGGCCGGGACCAGCGCCCTGCACGCCGCGCTCGCGCAGCACCCGTCGCTGTTCCTGAGCCGGGTCAAGGAGCCGAAGTACTACATGTGCGGCGACTCGCCGCCTCCGTCGTACAAGGGCCCGGGCGACGCCCACAGCAACCAGGAGTGGGTCTGGCAGCGGCAGCGCTACCTCGACCTGTTCGACGCCGCCGGGGAGGACCAGCTGCGTGGCGAGAGCACGCCGTTCTACCTCTACAACCGCGACGCCCGGCGCCGGATCGCGGCCGACCGCCCCGACGCGAAGCTGATCGCCGTCCTGCGCGACCCCGTCGACCGGGCGTACTCCAACTGGATGCACCTGTGGATGGACGGCCTCGAGCCGCGCGCCGACATCGTCGAGGCGGTCCGCAGGGAGCCCGAGCGCATCGACAACGGCTGGGCGCCGTTCTGGCACTACCAGGCCATGGGGATGTACGGCCGGCAGCTGAAGGACCTCTACGACCACTTCCCGCGCGAGCAGGTGCTGCTGCTGCGCTACCGCGAGCTCGTCGACGCCCCCGACCAGGTGCTCAACCGGGTCTTCGACTTCCTCGGCGTCGAGACCGAGGAGATCGCGCAGATCCCCTCCGACAACAGCCGGCCCTTCGTCAAGGACGGCGTCCGCGCCCGCACCGTCGGCCCGGTCATCCGGGCCGGTGCCGCCGTCGGGCAGTTCCTGCCGCCCCAGGTGTGGCGCACGGTCAGCAAGCCGCTGATCAACCAGCTCCACAAGGGCGGCGAGGAGGGGCGGCCCAGGCTGACCCCCGAGCAGCGCACGATCCTGCTGCAGCCGCACCTCGAGGACATCGCGCTGCTGGAGGAGCTGACGGGGGAGTCCTTCGAGCAGTGGCGCAGCTACCGCGACGGCGGGTCGTTCAGCAGCCGCCGCAACGAGCGGCTCAACCAGCCAGCGACGTGA
- a CDS encoding AMP-dependent synthetase/ligase: MSPVNTDLSVVENRSPNVAAQFLERVQKSPEREAYRYPAAEGQPWTSLTWKETGERVEKLAAGLLALGLEPEQRVGIASNTRVEWILADLAVMCAGGATTTVYPSTIAEDVSYILADSECRVVFAEDGSQLDKIKQHRTELPHLRTVVLFEGAGDGDAVLSLEDLSALGEKHLAGQPDAVEQVVATIAPDQLATLIYTSGTTGKPKGVRLKHSSWTYEGASIQAQQILGEDDLQFLWLPMAHSFGKVLLSTQLACGFATAVDGRVDKIIDNLAIVKPTFMGAAPRIFEKAHARIVTMQANEGGAKEKIFNQAFAVGRKVDQLQREGKSVPLLLKLQHRVFDKLVFSKIRDRFGGRVRFFISGAAALNRDIAEWFHAAGILILEGYGLTETSAGSFVNHPDHYKFGTVGPVVPGSRVRLGENDEIQIQGPGVMDGYHNLPDQTAQTLTEDGWLRTGDKGSLDEDGYLTITGRIKELFKTSGGKYIAPPAIEAKFKAVCPYASQFMVFGDERNYCVALVTLDPDALTDWAKDNGLEGQDYATVVAHEKTREMVQGYVDTLNGQLNRWETIKRFELLDHDLSVESGELTPSMKVKRNVVETNHRGVIDSMYA, translated from the coding sequence ATGTCCCCGGTGAACACCGACCTCTCCGTCGTCGAGAACCGCTCGCCCAACGTCGCGGCCCAGTTCCTCGAGCGGGTGCAGAAGTCGCCCGAGCGGGAGGCCTACCGCTACCCCGCCGCCGAGGGCCAGCCCTGGACGTCGCTGACCTGGAAGGAGACCGGCGAGCGGGTCGAGAAGCTCGCGGCCGGCCTGCTGGCGCTGGGCCTCGAGCCCGAGCAGCGCGTCGGGATCGCCTCCAACACCCGGGTCGAGTGGATCCTGGCCGACCTCGCGGTGATGTGCGCCGGCGGGGCGACCACGACGGTCTACCCCTCGACGATCGCCGAGGACGTCTCCTACATCCTCGCCGACTCCGAGTGCCGCGTGGTCTTCGCCGAGGACGGCAGCCAGCTCGACAAGATCAAGCAGCACCGCACCGAGCTGCCCCACCTGCGCACCGTCGTGCTCTTCGAGGGCGCCGGCGACGGCGACGCGGTGCTGAGCCTGGAGGACCTCTCGGCCCTGGGCGAGAAGCACCTCGCCGGTCAGCCCGACGCGGTCGAGCAGGTCGTCGCGACGATCGCCCCCGACCAGCTGGCCACCCTGATCTACACCTCCGGCACGACCGGCAAGCCCAAGGGCGTGCGGCTCAAGCACTCGTCGTGGACCTACGAGGGCGCCTCGATCCAGGCCCAGCAGATCCTCGGCGAGGACGACCTCCAGTTCCTCTGGCTGCCGATGGCGCACTCCTTCGGCAAGGTGCTGCTCTCGACGCAGCTGGCCTGCGGCTTCGCCACCGCCGTCGACGGCCGGGTCGACAAGATCATCGACAACCTCGCGATCGTGAAGCCGACCTTCATGGGCGCGGCCCCGCGCATCTTCGAGAAGGCCCACGCGCGCATCGTCACGATGCAGGCCAACGAGGGCGGCGCCAAGGAGAAGATCTTCAACCAGGCCTTCGCCGTGGGCCGCAAGGTCGACCAGCTCCAGCGCGAGGGCAAGTCGGTCCCGCTGCTGCTCAAGCTGCAGCACCGCGTCTTCGACAAGCTGGTCTTCTCCAAGATCCGCGACCGCTTCGGAGGCCGCGTCCGCTTCTTCATCTCCGGTGCCGCCGCGCTCAACCGCGACATCGCCGAGTGGTTCCACGCCGCGGGCATCCTCATCCTCGAGGGCTACGGCCTGACCGAGACCTCGGCCGGCTCCTTCGTCAACCACCCCGACCACTACAAGTTCGGCACCGTGGGCCCGGTCGTCCCGGGCAGCCGGGTCCGGCTGGGGGAGAACGACGAGATCCAGATCCAGGGACCCGGCGTCATGGACGGCTACCACAACCTGCCCGACCAGACCGCCCAGACGCTCACCGAGGACGGCTGGCTGCGCACCGGTGACAAGGGCTCCCTCGACGAGGACGGCTACCTCACCATCACCGGCCGCATCAAGGAGCTGTTCAAGACCTCGGGCGGCAAGTACATCGCCCCGCCCGCGATCGAGGCGAAGTTCAAGGCGGTGTGTCCCTACGCCAGCCAGTTCATGGTCTTCGGTGACGAGCGCAACTACTGCGTCGCGCTGGTGACCCTGGACCCCGACGCCCTCACCGACTGGGCCAAGGACAACGGCCTCGAGGGCCAGGACTACGCCACCGTGGTGGCCCACGAGAAGACCCGCGAGATGGTGCAGGGCTACGTCGACACCCTCAACGGCCAGCTCAACCGCTGGGAGACGATCAAGCGCTTCGAGCTGCTCGACCACGACCTGTCGGTCGAGTCGGGCGAGCTGACCCCCTCGATGAAGGTCAAGCGCAACGTCGTGGAGACCAACCACCGCGGGGTCATCGACTCGATGTACGCCTGA
- a CDS encoding intradiol ring-cleavage dioxygenase — translation MTDRTRARSASRPPSAPHDEVEDHDLGLSHDLPRIVERNLGRRGLLALFGGVGAVAVVGCGTDDTTSSSSSSGAADGTPPGAPSGASGTTVAEGEIPEETAGPYPGDGSNGPDVLTESGVVRSDLTTSFGSASGTAEGVPLTIRMKVYDLNGDDATVLSGAAVYAWHCDREGRYSMYDDEIVDENYLRGVQETDAKGYVEFTSIFPACYSGRWPHVHFEVYESLDAATSGGDKLRTSQLALPQDVCETVYAADGYEASVSNLASVSLSSDMVFGDGYSLQMAKVTGSVDEGYVATLNVPV, via the coding sequence ATGACCGACCGCACCCGCGCCCGATCCGCGTCCCGCCCCCCGTCCGCCCCCCACGACGAGGTCGAGGACCACGACCTCGGGCTGTCCCACGACCTGCCCCGGATCGTCGAGCGCAACCTCGGCCGCCGCGGCCTGCTCGCCCTGTTCGGCGGCGTCGGCGCCGTCGCCGTGGTCGGCTGCGGCACCGACGACACCACGTCGTCCTCGTCGTCGTCCGGCGCGGCCGACGGCACCCCGCCCGGTGCACCCTCGGGCGCGTCGGGCACCACGGTCGCCGAGGGCGAGATCCCCGAGGAGACCGCCGGCCCCTACCCGGGCGACGGCAGCAACGGCCCCGACGTGCTCACCGAGAGCGGCGTCGTCCGCAGCGACCTCACCACCAGCTTCGGCTCGGCCAGCGGCACCGCCGAGGGCGTCCCGCTCACGATCCGGATGAAGGTCTACGACCTGAACGGCGACGACGCCACGGTGCTCTCGGGCGCGGCCGTCTACGCCTGGCACTGCGACCGCGAGGGCCGCTACTCGATGTACGACGACGAGATCGTCGACGAGAACTACCTGCGCGGCGTCCAGGAGACCGACGCGAAGGGCTACGTCGAGTTCACCTCGATCTTCCCCGCCTGCTACTCCGGCCGCTGGCCCCACGTGCACTTCGAGGTCTACGAGAGCCTCGACGCCGCGACCAGCGGGGGCGACAAGCTCCGCACCTCCCAGCTCGCCCTCCCGCAGGACGTCTGCGAGACCGTCTACGCCGCCGACGGCTACGAGGCCAGCGTCTCCAACCTGGCCAGCGTCTCGCTCTCCTCCGACATGGTCTTCGGCGACGGCTACTCGCTCCAGATGGCGAAGGTCACCGGGAGCGTCGACGAGGGGTACGTCGCGACGCTGAACGTCCCCGTCTGA
- a CDS encoding SMP-30/gluconolactonase/LRE family protein, whose translation MTPRTRPLLAAALPAALALTLCAGLAPAAAHPDRGHREPPTRIDLPDGFQPEGIDTRGPTAYLGSRVDGDVYAADLRTGRGRVLSQGDGTPAVGLELGRGSALWAAGGADGDVKVVDVRTGRTTATYELTPDPAPGESFVNDVVVTGRTAWVTDSLQARLYRVDQGRRGEATVSSLPLTGDWVQTAGVNNANGIETTPDGRALLVVQSSTGYLFRVDPTTGVAERVDLGDTLLTNGDGLTREGRTLFAVQNRLDRVAELRLSRDGRTGTLQRTLTSPELDVPTTVARWRDALYLPNARFTTPPTPETEYWVTRLEDR comes from the coding sequence ATGACTCCTCGCACCCGTCCGCTGCTCGCCGCCGCCCTCCCCGCGGCGCTCGCCCTCACCCTTTGCGCTGGCCTCGCGCCCGCCGCGGCCCACCCCGACCGGGGTCACCGCGAGCCACCGACCCGGATCGACCTGCCCGACGGGTTCCAGCCCGAGGGCATCGACACCCGCGGCCCGACGGCGTACCTCGGCTCCCGCGTGGACGGCGACGTCTACGCCGCCGACCTGCGCACCGGTCGCGGCCGCGTCCTCAGCCAGGGCGACGGCACGCCCGCCGTCGGCCTCGAGCTGGGTCGTGGCAGCGCGCTGTGGGCGGCCGGCGGCGCCGACGGCGACGTCAAGGTCGTCGACGTGCGGACCGGCCGCACCACCGCGACGTACGAGCTGACGCCGGACCCCGCGCCCGGTGAGAGCTTCGTCAACGACGTGGTCGTCACGGGCCGCACCGCGTGGGTGACCGACTCGCTGCAGGCACGCCTCTACCGCGTCGACCAGGGACGGAGGGGCGAGGCCACGGTGAGCTCGCTGCCCCTGACCGGCGACTGGGTGCAGACCGCCGGCGTCAACAACGCCAACGGCATCGAGACCACCCCCGACGGGCGGGCGCTGCTCGTGGTGCAGTCGTCGACCGGCTACCTCTTCCGCGTCGACCCGACCACGGGCGTCGCCGAGCGGGTCGACCTCGGCGACACCCTGCTCACCAACGGCGACGGCCTGACCCGCGAGGGCCGCACGCTGTTCGCCGTGCAGAACCGGCTCGACCGGGTCGCCGAGCTGCGCCTGTCGCGCGACGGCCGCACCGGCACCCTGCAGCGCACCCTCACCTCCCCGGAGCTCGACGTGCCGACCACCGTCGCCCGGTGGCGCGACGCGCTCTACCTGCCGAACGCGCGGTTCACGACCCCGCCGACCCCGGAGACGGAGTACTGGGTCACGCGGCTCGAGGACCGCTGA
- the hemW gene encoding radical SAM family heme chaperone HemW, whose protein sequence is MHVPPGTPFGVYVHVPFCAVRCGYCDFNTYTATELGGGGSQAAYAGHAIAEVEQAAAALGPDRPVADTVFFGGGTPTLLPADDLVRVLGSLREELGLAADVEVTTEANPDSVTPESLATLRAGGFTRVSFGMQSAVPHVLRVLERTHDPAGVPRAVRWAREAGFEQVSLDLIYGTAGESVADWRTSLESALACEPDHVSAYSLIVEDGTRLARQVRTGAVAMPDEDDLAEKYVLADDLLTAAGLGWYEVSNWATSDAARCRHNELYWTSASWWGIGPGAHSHVDGERWWNVKHPSAYAARLRVDASPRQDGETLDADTRALERVLLEVRRRDGLPLDALGEPARTHGVAGVVADGLAVVEGGGTGAGGAPGRLVLTREGRLLADAVVRRLLD, encoded by the coding sequence GTGCACGTGCCTCCTGGGACCCCGTTCGGGGTCTACGTCCACGTGCCGTTCTGCGCGGTGCGGTGCGGCTACTGCGACTTCAACACCTACACCGCGACCGAGCTCGGGGGCGGCGGCTCGCAGGCGGCGTACGCCGGGCACGCGATCGCCGAGGTCGAGCAGGCCGCCGCGGCGCTGGGCCCTGACCGCCCGGTGGCCGACACGGTCTTCTTCGGGGGTGGGACGCCCACGCTGCTCCCCGCCGACGACCTCGTCCGGGTGCTGGGCAGCCTGCGCGAGGAGCTCGGACTGGCCGCGGACGTCGAGGTCACCACCGAGGCCAACCCCGACAGCGTCACGCCCGAGAGCCTGGCCACGCTGCGGGCCGGCGGCTTCACGCGGGTCTCCTTCGGGATGCAGTCGGCGGTGCCGCACGTGCTGCGGGTGCTCGAGCGCACCCACGACCCCGCGGGCGTCCCGCGGGCGGTGCGGTGGGCGCGCGAGGCGGGCTTCGAGCAGGTCAGCCTCGACCTCATCTACGGCACCGCGGGGGAGTCGGTCGCCGACTGGCGGACCTCGCTGGAGAGCGCCCTGGCCTGCGAGCCCGACCACGTCTCGGCGTACTCCCTCATCGTCGAGGACGGCACCCGCCTGGCCCGCCAGGTCCGCACCGGCGCGGTCGCGATGCCCGACGAGGACGACCTGGCCGAGAAGTACGTCCTGGCCGACGACCTGCTCACCGCCGCCGGGCTGGGGTGGTACGAGGTCTCCAACTGGGCCACGTCCGACGCCGCCCGCTGTCGCCACAACGAGCTCTACTGGACCAGCGCCAGCTGGTGGGGGATCGGCCCCGGCGCCCACTCCCACGTCGACGGCGAGCGCTGGTGGAACGTCAAGCACCCCAGCGCGTACGCCGCCCGGCTGCGCGTCGACGCCTCGCCCCGCCAGGACGGCGAGACCCTCGACGCCGACACCAGGGCGCTGGAGCGGGTGCTGCTGGAGGTGCGCCGCCGCGACGGGCTGCCGCTCGACGCCCTCGGCGAGCCGGCCCGCACCCACGGGGTCGCCGGCGTCGTGGCCGACGGCCTCGCCGTCGTCGAGGGAGGCGGGACCGGGGCGGGCGGCGCACCGGGGCGGCTGGTGCTGACCCGGGAGGGTCGGCTGCTGGCCGACGCCGTGGTGCGCCGGCTGCTCGACTAG
- a CDS encoding DUF3097 domain-containing protein — protein sequence MPPPSHGPTPGDRYGSDVLAADWRIPKNGRAVEIDADLGLVVEEVGRDWVGEIVKVERDLGTVTLEDRHLKRRTFPLGPGFVLEGRPVVLVAPTRQGPQKATRTASGSVAVHGTKARVARASRIFVEGRHDAELVEKVWGDDLRIEGVVVEYLDGVDDLGEKLRDFGPGPERRVGVLVDHLVAGSKESRIAQSVMRSPVGRHVLIVGHPFIDIWAAVKPERLGKKAWPQIPRDVEWKKGVCQSFGWPHREQADIARAWKHILGGVRGFQDLDPALLGRVEELIDFVTEPGH from the coding sequence GTGCCTCCTCCCTCCCACGGCCCCACGCCTGGTGACCGCTACGGCTCCGACGTCCTCGCCGCCGACTGGCGCATCCCGAAGAACGGCCGCGCGGTGGAGATCGACGCCGACCTCGGGCTCGTCGTCGAGGAGGTGGGGCGCGACTGGGTCGGCGAGATCGTCAAGGTCGAGCGCGACCTCGGCACCGTCACGCTCGAGGACCGCCACCTCAAGCGCCGCACCTTCCCGCTCGGGCCCGGGTTCGTGCTGGAGGGCCGGCCGGTCGTGCTCGTCGCACCGACCCGCCAGGGCCCCCAGAAGGCCACCCGCACGGCGTCCGGCTCGGTCGCCGTGCACGGCACCAAGGCCCGCGTCGCGCGGGCCAGCCGGATCTTCGTCGAGGGCCGCCACGACGCCGAGCTGGTCGAGAAGGTGTGGGGCGACGACCTGCGGATCGAGGGCGTGGTCGTGGAGTACCTCGACGGCGTCGACGACCTCGGCGAGAAGCTCCGCGACTTCGGCCCCGGCCCCGAGCGCCGCGTCGGCGTGCTCGTCGACCACCTGGTCGCGGGCTCCAAGGAGAGCCGGATCGCGCAGTCGGTGATGCGCTCCCCCGTGGGCCGGCACGTGCTGATTGTGGGCCACCCGTTCATCGACATCTGGGCGGCGGTCAAGCCCGAGCGGCTCGGCAAGAAGGCCTGGCCCCAGATCCCGCGCGACGTCGAGTGGAAGAAGGGGGTCTGCCAGAGCTTCGGCTGGCCCCACCGCGAGCAGGCCGACATCGCCCGCGCGTGGAAGCACATCCTCGGCGGCGTCCGCGGTTTCCAGGACCTCGACCCCGCGCTGCTCGGCCGGGTCGAGGAGCTGATCGACTTCGTGACCGAGCCGGGCCACTGA
- a CDS encoding PadR family transcriptional regulator, translating into MWSSEFEPTRRQRGGRGPGRRGGHDSWGGPWGGPLGGPPPWVAQMFGADLAGGPRRGGGRGGRPRVRRGDVRVAIISVLHDAGEPINGYQVIQQIAEKTAGAWKPSPGSVYPTIAQLEDEGLVEDAPTGRKALQLTEEGLAYVAEHATEVDAVWAPFVEQEDDTEAVNFKQVIGQTVGAIVQVVSSGTPDQREKALQILAETRRQMYSLLAEGPEGSLDDDADDDESDGPYDDVAPRER; encoded by the coding sequence ATGTGGAGCTCAGAGTTCGAACCCACCCGGCGCCAGCGCGGCGGCCGGGGACCCGGCCGCCGTGGCGGCCACGACAGCTGGGGCGGCCCGTGGGGCGGCCCGCTCGGCGGCCCGCCGCCGTGGGTGGCGCAGATGTTCGGCGCCGACCTGGCCGGTGGACCCCGTCGCGGCGGGGGCCGGGGCGGTCGGCCCCGGGTGCGCCGGGGCGACGTCCGCGTCGCCATCATCAGCGTGCTGCACGACGCCGGGGAGCCGATCAACGGCTACCAGGTGATCCAGCAGATCGCCGAGAAGACCGCCGGGGCCTGGAAGCCCAGCCCCGGGTCGGTCTACCCGACCATCGCCCAGCTGGAGGACGAGGGGCTCGTCGAGGACGCGCCCACCGGCCGCAAGGCGCTGCAGCTGACCGAGGAGGGGCTCGCGTACGTCGCCGAGCACGCCACCGAGGTCGACGCGGTCTGGGCGCCGTTCGTCGAGCAGGAGGACGACACGGAGGCGGTCAACTTCAAGCAGGTGATCGGGCAGACCGTGGGCGCCATCGTCCAGGTCGTCAGCTCCGGCACCCCCGACCAGCGCGAGAAGGCGCTGCAGATCCTGGCCGAGACGCGTCGCCAGATGTACAGCCTGCTCGCCGAGGGGCCCGAGGGCTCCCTCGACGACGACGCGGACGACGACGAGTCCGACGGGCCCTACGACGACGTGGCCCCGCGGGAGCGGTGA
- a CDS encoding DUF1707 SHOCT-like domain-containing protein, whose protein sequence is MAELRIGDADREAAVAALGEHFAQGRLTKEEHDERAEVAWSARTGSQLAPLFGDLPGPGPAVPRAAATAQQPTDPPRWARRPVVPPRAGWRAFPLVPVLIALGVLSALTHLPFVLLGLLVWFVASRHHVGPRPPWAGRGRAHPGAAQGGHWR, encoded by the coding sequence ATGGCCGAGCTGCGCATCGGTGACGCCGACCGCGAGGCAGCGGTGGCGGCCCTGGGCGAGCACTTCGCCCAGGGCCGCCTCACCAAGGAGGAGCACGACGAGCGCGCCGAGGTCGCCTGGTCCGCCCGCACCGGCAGCCAGCTCGCCCCGCTGTTCGGCGACCTCCCGGGCCCCGGCCCGGCCGTGCCGCGTGCGGCCGCCACCGCGCAGCAGCCGACCGACCCGCCCCGCTGGGCGCGGCGACCGGTCGTGCCGCCCCGAGCGGGCTGGCGGGCGTTCCCGCTGGTCCCGGTGCTGATCGCCCTGGGCGTGCTGAGCGCGCTGACGCACCTGCCGTTCGTGCTGCTCGGGCTGCTGGTGTGGTTCGTCGCCTCGCGCCACCACGTCGGCCCGCGGCCGCCGTGGGCCGGGCGCGGTCGGGCGCACCCGGGCGCCGCGCAGGGTGGTCACTGGCGCTGA
- a CDS encoding short-chain fatty acid transporter has protein sequence MAQTTAPAASERGLARFAQRLAGWTERWFPDAYVFALIGVVVVSAAALVNGTSPKGVAEAFGGGFWDLTAFTLQMAMVVLTGYVVATSPPAARLIERIATVPSSARGAVAFVALVSCLVSMLNWGLSLVFSGLLARAIARRPDLRADYRALGAAAYMGLGAVWALGLSSSAAQLQATPASLPPELLEITGVLDFGDTILTWQSLTMAVILIVLTVVISWLSAPQGEAIRTAEQMDIDLDDTIAPPPPRTKPGEYLERSPILPMIVGLIALLWLVFQLVDNPFLTVISSLNTYLLVFVILGLVLHGTPRNFLDAVSKAVPTTAGVLVQYPLYAAMAAVLTRATGSGGMTVSEHLAELFADLGGGGGFAVVIAIYTALLGVLVPSGGGKWLVEAPYVMQSATDVGMNLGWTVQIYNAAEALPNLVNPFFMLPLLAVLGLRARDLVGFTFVQFLFHLPVVLLLLWLLGMTFEFVPPVQP, from the coding sequence GTGGCCCAGACGACCGCCCCTGCCGCCTCGGAGCGCGGCCTGGCCCGCTTCGCCCAGCGACTGGCCGGCTGGACCGAGCGCTGGTTCCCCGACGCCTACGTCTTCGCCCTCATCGGCGTCGTGGTCGTCTCGGCCGCCGCGCTGGTCAACGGCACCAGCCCCAAGGGGGTCGCCGAGGCCTTCGGCGGCGGCTTCTGGGACCTGACGGCCTTCACCCTCCAGATGGCGATGGTGGTGCTGACCGGTTATGTCGTGGCCACCTCGCCGCCGGCGGCCAGGCTCATCGAGCGGATCGCCACGGTGCCGTCCTCGGCCCGCGGGGCCGTCGCCTTCGTGGCGCTGGTCTCCTGCCTGGTCTCGATGCTCAACTGGGGCCTGAGCCTGGTCTTCAGCGGGCTGCTGGCGCGCGCGATCGCGCGTCGTCCCGACCTGAGGGCCGACTACCGCGCGCTCGGCGCCGCGGCGTACATGGGGCTCGGCGCGGTGTGGGCCCTCGGCCTGTCCTCCTCCGCCGCCCAGCTGCAGGCCACTCCGGCCTCGCTGCCGCCCGAGCTGCTCGAGATCACCGGGGTCCTCGACTTCGGCGACACCATCCTGACCTGGCAGTCGCTGACCATGGCCGTGATCCTCATCGTGCTGACGGTGGTGATCTCGTGGCTGTCCGCGCCGCAGGGCGAGGCGATCCGCACCGCCGAGCAGATGGACATCGACCTCGACGACACCATCGCGCCGCCCCCGCCGCGCACCAAGCCGGGGGAGTACCTCGAGCGCTCGCCGATCCTGCCGATGATCGTGGGCCTGATCGCCCTGCTCTGGCTGGTCTTCCAGCTCGTCGACAACCCGTTCCTCACCGTGATCAGCAGCCTCAACACCTACCTGCTGGTCTTCGTGATCCTCGGCCTCGTGCTCCACGGCACCCCGCGCAACTTCCTCGACGCGGTCTCCAAGGCGGTGCCCACCACGGCCGGCGTGCTGGTGCAGTACCCCCTGTACGCCGCCATGGCCGCCGTCCTGACCCGCGCCACCGGCAGTGGCGGGATGACCGTCTCGGAGCACCTCGCCGAGCTGTTCGCCGACCTCGGCGGCGGCGGTGGGTTCGCGGTCGTGATCGCGATCTACACCGCGCTGCTCGGCGTCCTGGTGCCCTCGGGTGGCGGCAAGTGGCTGGTCGAGGCGCCGTACGTCATGCAGTCGGCCACCGACGTCGGGATGAACCTCGGCTGGACGGTGCAGATCTACAACGCCGCCGAGGCGCTGCCCAACCTGGTCAACCCGTTCTTCATGCTGCCGCTGCTCGCGGTGCTGGGGCTGCGTGCCCGCGACCTGGTGGGGTTCACCTTCGTGCAGTTCCTCTTCCACCTGCCGGTGGTGCTGCTGCTCCTGTGGCTGCTCGGGATGACCTTCGAGTTCGTGCCACCGGTGCAGCCGTAG
- a CDS encoding ArsR/SmtB family transcription factor — protein sequence MTSPRPVRRVDRQALQGLAHPLRVQLYDLLVSEGSATASELGRRLGESSGSTSYHLRQLERHGFVETDPTRGTGRERWWRATQEDLRTRGADFEDDPSAAEAYRLLDAEWSRSRRGRHEAWRASRREWPTQWREAAGESTGHLLLDVAETADLMADLIALSTRWAERTGDRREDDPRYRSVELQTNLFPNGRAPGEA from the coding sequence GTGACCAGCCCCCGTCCGGTACGCCGCGTCGACCGGCAGGCGCTCCAGGGACTCGCCCACCCGCTGCGGGTCCAGCTCTACGACCTGCTGGTCTCCGAGGGGTCCGCGACCGCCTCGGAGCTGGGCCGGCGGCTGGGGGAGTCCAGCGGTTCGACGAGCTACCACCTGCGCCAGCTCGAGCGGCACGGCTTCGTGGAGACCGACCCCACCCGTGGCACCGGCCGCGAGCGCTGGTGGCGTGCCACCCAGGAGGACCTGCGCACCCGCGGAGCCGACTTCGAGGACGACCCGTCGGCCGCGGAGGCCTACCGGCTGCTCGACGCCGAGTGGTCGCGATCGCGGCGTGGCCGCCACGAGGCGTGGCGCGCCTCCCGGCGGGAGTGGCCGACGCAGTGGCGCGAGGCCGCCGGCGAGTCCACCGGTCACCTCCTGCTCGACGTCGCCGAGACCGCCGACCTGATGGCCGACCTGATCGCGCTGTCCACGCGGTGGGCGGAGCGCACCGGGGACCGTCGTGAGGACGACCCGCGCTACCGCTCGGTCGAGCTCCAGACCAACCTGTTCCCCAACGGCCGAGCGCCGGGGGAGGCCTAG